A single region of the Pseudomonas sp. VD-NE ins genome encodes:
- a CDS encoding LysE family translocator gives MDLATLILFLPACFALNMAPGPNNLLSVSNATRYGFRRACTAGIGRILAFAGMIALAGAGLSVVLQTSEWLFHAIKIIGAAYLLYLAWQLWRANPEAEQQATGASVGFFALARQEFLVAAGNPKAILLFTAFLPQFVDPARPVPAQFAVLGVLFLLLEWIAISAYAWMGLHMRRWFAEPRGKRIFNRCCAGLLSAAASVLLMAKRA, from the coding sequence ATGGATCTCGCCACGCTCATTCTGTTTCTCCCGGCCTGCTTCGCCCTGAACATGGCCCCCGGGCCGAACAACCTGCTGTCGGTCAGCAATGCTACGCGCTATGGCTTTCGCCGCGCCTGCACGGCGGGTATCGGGCGAATTCTCGCGTTTGCCGGAATGATCGCGCTGGCTGGAGCCGGGCTGTCGGTGGTGTTGCAGACCTCGGAATGGCTGTTCCATGCGATCAAGATCATTGGCGCGGCGTATCTGTTGTACCTGGCCTGGCAGTTGTGGCGGGCCAATCCCGAGGCCGAGCAGCAAGCAACAGGCGCGAGCGTTGGCTTCTTCGCGTTGGCGCGACAGGAATTTCTGGTAGCGGCGGGTAATCCGAAGGCGATCCTGCTGTTCACCGCGTTTCTGCCGCAGTTCGTCGACCCGGCGCGCCCGGTGCCGGCGCAATTTGCGGTGCTGGGCGTGCTATTTCTGCTGCTGGAATGGATCGCCATCAGCGCCTACGCCTGGATGGGCCTGCATATGCGCCGCTGGTTCGCCGAGCCGCGTGGCAAGCGGATCTTCAATCGTTGCTGCGCAGGCCTGCTGTCGGCGGCGGCCTCGGTGCTGCTGATGGCGAAACGTGCTTAA
- a CDS encoding LysR substrate-binding domain-containing protein produces MRRLPSLAALRTFECAARHAHFGRAAAELCVTDSAVSHQIRQLEEQLGVSLFIREGRQIRPTIAAGRLMQSLQQAFELIGDACDELRDPSSLAVLRLAVTAELAQKWLMSRLTDFYARYPHITLHLYEQPIDATAPGEDIDLAITYGTGPVDSSAYFVRPLPALQFFPVCSPGLFNQGTLKSPKDLARHCLLHDDQDGKTWTAWLTSHAGDLRPQRQLYFAHAGLALEAAAQGQGVAMGDNLTAQEDLQSGRLVRPFASSMTALGQYALVCERLRLERPAVAQMLEWFNDQLAD; encoded by the coding sequence ATGCGACGACTCCCCTCACTGGCCGCCCTGCGCACCTTCGAATGCGCCGCCCGCCACGCGCATTTCGGCCGTGCAGCCGCCGAACTGTGCGTCACCGACAGCGCCGTCAGCCATCAAATCCGTCAACTCGAAGAACAACTCGGCGTCTCGCTGTTCATCCGCGAAGGTCGACAAATCCGCCCGACCATCGCCGCCGGCCGCTTGATGCAAAGCCTGCAACAAGCCTTCGAACTGATCGGCGATGCCTGCGATGAACTGCGCGATCCATCCTCGCTGGCTGTGCTCAGACTGGCCGTCACCGCCGAACTCGCGCAAAAGTGGCTGATGAGCCGCCTCACCGATTTCTATGCGCGTTACCCGCACATCACCCTGCACCTCTACGAACAACCGATCGATGCCACGGCGCCCGGCGAAGACATCGACCTGGCGATCACCTACGGCACCGGCCCGGTGGACAGCAGTGCTTACTTCGTTCGGCCTCTGCCAGCCTTGCAGTTCTTCCCGGTGTGCAGCCCCGGCCTGTTTAACCAAGGCACTTTGAAAAGCCCGAAGGATCTGGCTCGCCACTGCCTGCTGCACGACGATCAGGACGGCAAGACCTGGACCGCTTGGCTGACCAGCCACGCCGGCGATCTACGCCCGCAGCGCCAGTTGTATTTCGCCCACGCCGGGTTGGCGCTGGAAGCGGCGGCGCAAGGGCAGGGTGTAGCCATGGGCGACAACCTCACCGCGCAGGAAGATCTGCAAAGTGGCCGGCTGGTGCGGCCCTTTGCCTCCAGCATGACCGCGCTCGGCCAATACGCGCTGGTCTGTGAGCGGCTCCGGCTGGAGCGTCCGGCGGTGGCGCAGATGCTCGAATGGTTCAACGATCAACTGGCCGATTGA
- a CDS encoding L,D-transpeptidase family protein has translation MFKKYACYLSICLLAAPFVACADEPLPPLETLPTPPAEMPVEPQSPLQAVMISLAQSCPAIAAHLNGPALTQLQAFYAQQDWMPVWASESARLPALHAQLQLLADDGLNPKRYPIATTVPQDGELCADIDISRNYLQALQDLHYGRLLQSHFEPLWHADDAPRDRQAELLAIAVPGMHDIPAAFDLARPRLAQYQDLRQLYAAQRLKALPQWQSVGSGPLLRPAMEDKRVPELAQRLYSEGYLTQIIGTSGNAYDGVLVDAVKSFQANHSLQADGVVGPGTIAELNISPLTRREQLRVNLERFRWMAQDMEPSGLLVNVAAAELTLYQGGVAVWQTRTQVGRAERQTPLLKSRVTRLTLNPTWTVPPTIWKEDKLPEIRKDQTFLSRQNLQVLDANGQPLAAADIDWDNPGNIMLRQDAGPRNPLGQMVIRFPNPFSVYLHDTPSKALFEKGPRAFSSGCVRVEHPMQLRDLLLTPAEKARTETLLATGTTHEFRLSAPVPILMTYWTAQVDSSGRVRYSPDIYSRDSALLAGLDRAH, from the coding sequence TTGTTCAAAAAGTACGCATGCTACTTGAGCATTTGTTTGCTCGCTGCGCCGTTTGTCGCTTGTGCCGATGAGCCGTTGCCGCCGCTGGAGACATTGCCAACGCCACCGGCCGAAATGCCGGTCGAGCCGCAAAGTCCGTTGCAGGCTGTAATGATCAGTCTGGCGCAGTCGTGCCCGGCGATTGCTGCGCATCTCAACGGCCCGGCGCTGACGCAGTTGCAGGCTTTCTACGCGCAGCAGGACTGGATGCCGGTGTGGGCCAGTGAATCGGCACGATTGCCGGCCTTGCACGCACAATTGCAGCTGTTGGCAGACGATGGCCTTAATCCAAAACGCTATCCGATCGCGACCACCGTGCCGCAGGATGGCGAGTTGTGCGCCGACATCGACATCAGCCGCAACTACCTTCAGGCCCTGCAGGATTTGCACTACGGTCGCCTGCTGCAATCGCACTTTGAGCCGCTGTGGCATGCCGACGACGCCCCGCGTGACCGTCAGGCGGAATTGTTGGCCATCGCTGTTCCGGGCATGCACGACATTCCTGCCGCGTTCGATCTGGCCCGTCCGCGTCTGGCGCAATATCAGGACCTGCGTCAGCTTTATGCGGCGCAACGGCTCAAAGCCTTGCCGCAATGGCAGTCAGTGGGCAGCGGGCCGCTGTTGCGCCCGGCGATGGAAGACAAACGTGTCCCGGAACTGGCTCAGCGGCTGTACAGCGAAGGCTATCTGACACAGATCATCGGTACGTCCGGCAATGCGTATGACGGCGTGCTGGTCGACGCCGTGAAGAGCTTTCAGGCCAACCATTCGCTGCAGGCTGACGGTGTGGTCGGACCGGGAACGATTGCCGAACTCAACATCAGTCCGCTGACCCGTCGCGAACAGTTGCGGGTCAACCTCGAACGTTTCCGCTGGATGGCTCAGGACATGGAGCCCAGTGGCTTGCTGGTCAACGTCGCCGCCGCTGAACTGACGCTGTATCAGGGCGGTGTGGCGGTGTGGCAGACGCGTACTCAGGTGGGCCGCGCCGAACGCCAGACGCCGCTGCTGAAATCCCGGGTGACGCGGCTGACTCTGAACCCGACCTGGACCGTGCCGCCGACCATCTGGAAAGAAGACAAACTGCCGGAAATCCGCAAGGACCAGACCTTCCTCAGCCGGCAGAATCTGCAAGTGCTCGACGCCAACGGTCAGCCGCTGGCGGCGGCGGACATCGATTGGGACAACCCCGGCAACATAATGCTGCGTCAGGACGCCGGGCCGCGTAATCCGTTGGGGCAAATGGTCATCCGCTTCCCCAATCCGTTCTCGGTGTACCTGCACGACACGCCGAGCAAGGCGCTGTTCGAAAAAGGCCCGCGCGCCTTCAGTTCCGGTTGTGTGCGGGTCGAGCATCCGATGCAACTGCGTGATCTGCTCCTGACTCCGGCAGAAAAGGCCCGCACCGAAACCTTGCTGGCCACCGGCACCACCCACGAATTTCGCCTGTCGGCGCCGGTGCCGATCCTGATGACCTACTGGACGGCGCAGGTCGACAGCAGCGGCCGCGTGCGTTACTCGCCGGACATCTACAGCCGTGACAGCGCCTTGCTCGCCGGGCTTGACCGCGCGCATTGA
- a CDS encoding biliverdin-producing heme oxygenase produces the protein MQAKAREVYVPPVLQDLRAGTAELHIALEKRLPFFSDTLDTQAFVRLMQAYYGFYLPLENALLRSDAIPADFDLTPRLKAPTLCTDLHALGVFAAALQGLPQCQQLPIIDSSAACLGVLYVLEGATLGGQILRREISSRLGLEADNGAAFLDIYGAATGRRWRDFLEYLSSRPMSADERATVVAAAQTTFSCFERWLESREVLA, from the coding sequence ATGCAAGCAAAGGCCCGTGAAGTTTATGTGCCACCGGTGCTGCAAGATCTGCGAGCCGGCACTGCCGAACTGCACATCGCGCTGGAAAAACGCCTTCCTTTTTTCTCCGATACCCTCGATACCCAGGCTTTTGTGCGGTTGATGCAGGCTTATTACGGCTTCTATCTGCCGCTGGAAAACGCCTTGCTCCGCAGCGACGCGATTCCCGCTGATTTTGATCTGACTCCTCGTCTGAAGGCGCCAACCTTGTGCACTGATCTGCACGCGCTGGGCGTATTCGCCGCAGCGCTGCAAGGCCTGCCGCAGTGCCAGCAGTTGCCGATCATCGACTCAAGCGCTGCCTGCCTTGGCGTGCTCTACGTGCTCGAGGGCGCGACGCTCGGCGGGCAGATCCTGCGCCGCGAAATTTCCTCACGATTAGGCTTGGAAGCCGATAACGGCGCAGCTTTTCTCGATATCTACGGCGCCGCTACGGGCCGGCGTTGGCGTGACTTCCTCGAATACCTGAGCAGTCGCCCGATGAGCGCCGACGAGCGCGCGACTGTGGTCGCGGCAGCCCAAACCACATTCAGCTGTTTCGAGCGCTGGCTCGAAAGCCGGGAGGTACTGGCATGA
- a CDS encoding extracellular solute-binding protein, with protein MGLHKLTQALLLVLAPLCVQAADTAKPVVNLYIWGEYLASDTLKNFEAQTGIHVVADHFDSLETVETKLLTGRSGYDLVLTAGQHLSRAIESGAIQPLDKTRVPHFAGVGEEFRQHMAVFDPGNRYAGIYAWGTTGVGYQEQAIKQRLPDAPTDSWAMLFDPAVVSKFADCGVSLLNDPNEVFAAVMKYMGLDINRQNLDDLKLAEQQLAKIRPYIRYFDNDLNISDLANGNTCVAMSWNGNVAIAAGQAEAAKKPFTLSYRIPKEGTLIWFDAMVVPKDAPHPQAGLALMDYLMMPEVIAPITDTIHYANAITAADGLVDAAIRDDPGTYPSADVRATLYSKNDNGKAFNRALMRAFSRLKSGL; from the coding sequence ATGGGCCTGCACAAACTGACTCAAGCGTTATTGCTGGTGCTTGCACCCTTGTGTGTGCAGGCTGCCGATACGGCGAAACCGGTGGTTAATCTGTATATCTGGGGCGAGTACCTGGCGTCGGATACGCTGAAGAATTTCGAGGCGCAGACCGGTATTCATGTGGTCGCCGATCACTTCGATTCGCTGGAAACCGTCGAGACCAAATTGCTCACCGGGCGCAGCGGATACGACCTCGTGTTGACCGCCGGGCAGCATCTGTCGCGGGCCATCGAAAGCGGCGCGATCCAGCCGCTGGACAAGACCCGGGTGCCGCACTTTGCCGGGGTTGGCGAGGAGTTTCGCCAGCACATGGCGGTGTTCGATCCGGGCAATCGCTATGCGGGGATTTACGCCTGGGGCACCACCGGTGTGGGCTATCAGGAACAGGCGATCAAGCAGCGTTTGCCCGATGCACCGACGGACAGTTGGGCGATGTTGTTCGATCCGGCAGTGGTTTCGAAATTCGCTGACTGCGGGGTGAGTCTGCTCAACGATCCCAACGAGGTATTTGCCGCTGTCATGAAGTACATGGGGCTGGACATCAACCGGCAGAACCTCGATGACTTGAAACTCGCCGAGCAGCAACTGGCGAAGATCCGGCCGTACATTCGTTACTTCGATAACGACCTGAACATCAGCGACCTGGCCAACGGCAACACCTGCGTGGCGATGTCGTGGAATGGCAATGTGGCGATCGCGGCGGGGCAGGCTGAGGCGGCGAAGAAACCGTTCACGCTGAGTTACCGGATTCCGAAGGAGGGCACGTTGATCTGGTTCGATGCCATGGTCGTGCCCAAGGATGCGCCGCATCCCCAGGCGGGGTTGGCGTTGATGGATTATTTGATGATGCCGGAGGTGATTGCGCCTATTACTGACACCATTCATTACGCCAATGCGATTACGGCTGCGGATGGCTTGGTCGATGCAGCGATTCGCGATGATCCGGGGACGTATCCTTCGGCCGACGTCAGGGCCACGCTGTACAGCAAAAATGATAATGGCAAGGCGTTCAATCGGGCGCTGATGCGGGCGTTTAGCCGGTTGAAGTCCGGGCTGTGA
- the aguA gene encoding agmatine deiminase has translation MARLLDSTPKHDGFRLPGEFEAKSGCWLGWPERTDVWRNGAKPAQKVWVQIVTAISHSEPVTVCASAAQFATARRQLPPQVRVVEMTCNDTWFRDSGPCFVVNDQSGEVRGVDFEFNAYGGLDGGLYYPWDKDDQIASKILEIERFDRYRAPLIAELGGIQSDGQGSILTTEQCLLNRNRNQHLGKHEVTRRLTDYLGAEQVIWLPRGCKFDETDGHVDDLACFVRPGEVVLQWTDNRDDPQWEIYQEAYDILRSTRDSRGRELIVHKLPQPDVLEWTAEEAEGLDQLDSTHTRQAGTKICASYINYYAGNSSIVVPLFGDRNDQVALATLAELFPQHKIVGIENSREILLGGGNVACITMPQYAGKGV, from the coding sequence ATGGCACGTTTGCTCGACTCCACCCCCAAACACGACGGCTTCCGTCTGCCCGGAGAATTCGAAGCGAAGTCCGGCTGCTGGCTCGGCTGGCCGGAGCGCACCGATGTCTGGCGCAACGGTGCCAAGCCTGCGCAGAAAGTCTGGGTGCAAATCGTCACCGCCATCTCCCACAGCGAGCCGGTCACTGTGTGCGCCTCTGCCGCGCAGTTCGCCACGGCACGTCGGCAGTTGCCGCCACAAGTGCGCGTGGTCGAGATGACCTGCAATGACACTTGGTTTCGCGACAGCGGCCCGTGCTTTGTGGTCAACGACCAGAGCGGTGAAGTGCGCGGCGTCGACTTCGAATTCAACGCCTATGGCGGCCTCGACGGTGGTCTCTATTACCCGTGGGACAAGGACGATCAGATCGCCAGCAAAATCCTCGAGATCGAGCGTTTCGACCGCTACCGCGCACCATTGATTGCCGAGCTGGGCGGCATCCAGAGCGATGGCCAGGGCAGCATCCTCACCACCGAACAATGCCTGCTCAACCGCAATCGCAACCAGCATCTGGGCAAGCACGAAGTCACCCGACGCCTGACCGATTACCTCGGTGCCGAGCAAGTGATCTGGCTGCCACGCGGCTGCAAGTTCGACGAAACCGATGGCCATGTCGATGATCTCGCCTGTTTCGTCCGTCCCGGCGAAGTGGTGCTGCAATGGACCGATAACCGCGACGATCCGCAGTGGGAAATCTACCAGGAGGCCTACGACATCCTGCGCAGCACCCGCGACAGCCGTGGTCGTGAGCTGATCGTGCACAAATTGCCGCAACCGGATGTGCTCGAGTGGACCGCCGAAGAAGCCGAAGGCCTCGATCAGCTAGACAGCACTCACACCCGTCAGGCCGGCACGAAAATCTGCGCGTCGTACATCAACTACTACGCCGGCAACAGCTCGATCGTGGTGCCGCTGTTTGGTGATCGCAACGATCAAGTGGCGTTGGCGACGCTGGCCGAACTGTTCCCGCAGCACAAGATCGTCGGCATCGAAAACTCCCGGGAAATCCTCCTTGGTGGCGGCAACGTCGCGTGCATCACCATGCCGCAATACGCCGGCAAAGGAGTGTAA
- a CDS encoding murein L,D-transpeptidase catalytic domain family protein — MLTFLRRLLLTTATLVVVSSPVFAAGKPSPVLFTSLAHAAPELNPQALKGALNAMQCAVNNGAKPSRHLAIIDYSQPSTERRLWIFDLGKKKLVLRDLVAHGSNSGENFATQFSNVEGSYQSSLGLFRTQESYEGTHGYSLRMDGLEPGFNDMARDRAIVIHAASYVNPLWSKKQGRIGRSQGCPAVRPQIAKQVIDRLKNGQFMFSWYPDQRWLKSSPYLNCQPQQVASILNTHAS; from the coding sequence ATGTTGACGTTTTTGCGCCGACTTCTGTTGACCACCGCGACGCTGGTCGTGGTGTCCAGTCCCGTTTTTGCCGCCGGCAAACCATCGCCGGTTCTCTTCACCAGCCTCGCGCACGCCGCGCCAGAACTCAATCCCCAAGCGCTGAAAGGTGCGTTGAACGCCATGCAATGCGCGGTCAACAACGGTGCGAAACCGTCCCGCCACCTGGCGATCATCGACTATTCGCAACCGTCCACCGAACGCCGCCTGTGGATCTTCGATCTCGGCAAAAAGAAACTGGTGCTGCGCGATCTGGTCGCCCACGGCTCCAATTCTGGGGAAAACTTCGCTACGCAGTTTTCCAATGTCGAAGGTAGTTATCAATCCAGCCTCGGCCTGTTCCGTACGCAGGAAAGCTACGAAGGCACCCACGGTTATTCGCTGCGCATGGACGGTCTGGAGCCGGGCTTCAACGACATGGCCCGCGATCGCGCCATCGTCATTCACGCCGCCAGTTATGTGAATCCGTTGTGGAGCAAGAAACAGGGGCGCATCGGCCGCAGCCAGGGTTGCCCGGCGGTTCGGCCGCAGATTGCCAAGCAGGTGATCGACCGGTTGAAGAATGGCCAGTTCATGTTTTCCTGGTACCCGGATCAACGCTGGCTGAAGTC
- a CDS encoding bifunctional transcriptional activator/DNA repair enzyme AdaA yields MNIQTAVLPPHAEMVRAMLERDTAYEGVFFTAVKTTGIFCRPSCTARKPKPENVEFFAHADDCLSAGYRACLRCKPLDAAAIAPDWVQRLLKAVEADPEMRWSDAQLLAEGIEPLKLRRWFKQHFGMTFHAWLRTRRLGMALGGIKQGTSIDHAAFDSGYESLSGFRDAFQKSFHITPGRAEHSEPLLFTRLTTPLGPMIAMAERRGLVLLEFLDRPALTREVEELQNRYGYAVAPGHNAHLQQIEQQLAQYFAGQLNAFTVPLHLPGSEFARQVWSALLQIPYGHTSTYGAIAAGLGKPGASRAVGLANGHNRLSIVVPCHRVIGADGSLTGYGGGQPRKAFLLRLENAAVQLTQALAF; encoded by the coding sequence ATGAACATACAAACCGCTGTCCTGCCGCCCCACGCCGAAATGGTTCGCGCCATGCTCGAACGCGACACTGCTTATGAAGGCGTGTTCTTCACGGCCGTGAAAACCACCGGGATCTTCTGCCGCCCCAGTTGCACGGCGCGCAAGCCGAAACCGGAAAACGTCGAGTTCTTCGCCCATGCCGATGACTGCCTGTCAGCGGGCTATCGCGCCTGCCTGCGCTGCAAACCGCTGGACGCCGCCGCCATTGCCCCGGACTGGGTGCAACGCCTGCTCAAAGCCGTGGAAGCCGATCCAGAGATGCGCTGGAGCGATGCGCAGCTGCTCGCCGAAGGCATCGAGCCGCTGAAGCTGCGGCGCTGGTTCAAGCAGCATTTCGGCATGACCTTTCATGCGTGGCTGCGCACGCGCCGGCTGGGCATGGCGCTGGGCGGGATCAAGCAAGGCACCTCGATTGATCATGCTGCGTTTGATTCAGGCTACGAATCGCTCAGCGGCTTTCGGGATGCGTTCCAGAAGTCCTTTCACATCACCCCGGGCCGCGCCGAACACAGCGAGCCGCTGCTGTTCACCCGGCTGACCACACCACTGGGGCCGATGATCGCCATGGCCGAACGCCGTGGACTGGTGTTGCTGGAGTTTCTCGATCGCCCGGCGCTGACCCGCGAAGTCGAAGAACTGCAAAACCGCTATGGCTACGCGGTTGCGCCTGGGCACAACGCGCATTTGCAGCAGATCGAGCAGCAACTGGCGCAGTATTTCGCCGGCCAACTGAATGCCTTTACCGTGCCTCTACATCTGCCCGGCAGCGAGTTCGCCCGGCAGGTCTGGTCGGCGCTGCTGCAAATCCCTTATGGCCACACCAGCACCTACGGCGCGATCGCCGCCGGTTTGGGCAAACCCGGTGCCAGTCGCGCAGTCGGCCTGGCCAACGGGCACAATCGACTGTCGATTGTGGTGCCCTGTCATCGGGTGATCGGCGCGGATGGCTCGTTGACCGGCTATGGTGGTGGGCAGCCGCGCAAAGCGTTTCTGCTGAGGCTGGAAAACGCCGCCGTGCAGCTCACCCAGGCACTGGCATTCTGA
- a CDS encoding DNA-3-methyladenine glycosylase produces the protein MPDAYQAASAFLAALDPDWQRHVATVGPCLHQPHPARDPYESLVRAIAYQQLHAKAGDAIVGRLVGLFPGQSFPRPEQILATGFERMRSCGFSAGKIATIQGIAQATLDGVVPNYATALAMDDEALIERLVSLRGVGRWTVEMLLIYSLERMDVLPADDFGVREGYRRLKGLEVQPTRRQMVEIGVAWSPYRTVAAWYLWRVPKPLPSP, from the coding sequence ATGCCTGATGCCTATCAAGCGGCCAGCGCGTTTCTGGCCGCGCTCGATCCCGATTGGCAGCGCCATGTCGCAACGGTGGGTCCGTGCCTGCATCAACCGCATCCGGCGCGTGATCCGTATGAATCGCTGGTGCGGGCGATTGCTTATCAGCAGCTGCATGCCAAGGCCGGCGATGCGATTGTCGGGCGCTTGGTGGGGTTGTTTCCTGGGCAGTCGTTTCCTCGACCGGAGCAGATTCTTGCGACGGGTTTCGAGCGCATGCGCAGTTGCGGGTTTTCCGCGGGCAAGATTGCGACGATCCAGGGGATTGCCCAGGCGACGCTGGATGGCGTGGTGCCGAATTACGCCACGGCGTTGGCGATGGACGATGAGGCATTGATCGAACGCCTTGTCAGCTTGCGCGGGGTCGGTCGCTGGACGGTGGAGATGTTGCTGATTTACAGCCTGGAGCGCATGGATGTTTTGCCGGCGGATGACTTTGGTGTGCGTGAGGGTTATCGGCGGTTGAAGGGGTTGGAGGTGCAGCCTACGCGCAGGCAGATGGTTGAGATTGGGGTGGCGTGGAGTCCGTATCGGACGGTGGCGGCGTGGTATTTGTGGCGGGTGCCTAAACCGTTGCCCTCACCCTAG
- a CDS encoding isocitrate lyase/phosphoenolpyruvate mutase family protein — translation MNALATQFHQLHQQGLLILTNVADATGARLVEHLGGKAAATSSAAVAWAHGYPDGNTLPLERLVSTVESIARVISIPLTVDVEAGYSDDLGRVAEVLDAVIAAGAVGINIEDGSADPELLVRKIEIARQVANKREVQLFINARTDVYLKSLVPAEDRVAETLHRAALYQAAGADGLFAAGVTSAYEIEAICKGTALPVNVLGFACLPSPEELQALGVRRLSAGSGIAEFLYGAMGGLVKSFLASGKLDTHDLKAFTYGEVNGLLK, via the coding sequence ATGAACGCGCTCGCTACGCAGTTTCACCAGTTGCACCAGCAAGGCCTGTTGATTCTGACCAACGTCGCCGACGCCACCGGCGCGCGACTGGTCGAGCATCTGGGCGGTAAAGCGGCTGCCACCAGCAGCGCGGCGGTCGCCTGGGCTCACGGTTACCCGGACGGCAATACCCTGCCCCTTGAACGTCTGGTGTCGACCGTGGAATCGATCGCCCGGGTGATCAGCATTCCATTGACCGTGGATGTCGAGGCCGGCTATTCCGACGACCTCGGGCGCGTGGCCGAAGTGCTGGATGCGGTGATCGCGGCGGGTGCCGTGGGGATCAATATCGAGGACGGTTCTGCGGATCCGGAGTTGCTGGTGCGCAAGATCGAAATCGCACGTCAGGTGGCCAACAAGCGCGAGGTGCAGCTGTTCATCAATGCGCGCACTGATGTCTATCTGAAAAGCCTGGTGCCGGCCGAAGACCGCGTTGCCGAAACCCTGCATAGGGCGGCGCTGTATCAAGCGGCCGGCGCTGATGGTTTGTTCGCGGCGGGCGTTACGTCGGCCTATGAAATCGAGGCGATCTGCAAGGGCACTGCGCTGCCGGTCAATGTCTTGGGTTTCGCTTGCCTGCCTTCGCCTGAAGAACTGCAAGCGCTGGGCGTGCGCCGCTTGAGCGCGGGTTCCGGCATTGCCGAATTCCTCTATGGCGCGATGGGTGGGCTGGTGAAAAGCTTTCTGGCCAGCGGCAAACTCGACACCCATGACCTCAAGGCCTTCACCTATGGCGAAGTCAACGGCTTGCTGAAATAA
- a CDS encoding DoxX family protein codes for MTTTLSSAVKTLHLNLDRAGTWLAPLTLRLFIAWEFFESGLEKFNGQNWFEDIQDKFPFPFDHLPATLNWELSMWAELICALAILVGFGTRISAISLIVVTVVATAAVHWPADWSSLSELAQGYAITNKGFGNFKLPAIYLAALLPLVFAGAGKLSIDAWLARVFWNRSTR; via the coding sequence ATGACCACAACCCTTTCAAGCGCCGTCAAAACCCTGCACCTGAACCTCGACCGCGCCGGCACCTGGCTTGCCCCTCTGACCCTGCGCCTGTTCATCGCCTGGGAATTCTTCGAATCCGGGCTGGAGAAATTCAACGGGCAGAATTGGTTCGAAGACATCCAGGACAAATTCCCCTTCCCGTTCGATCACCTGCCGGCAACACTGAACTGGGAACTGTCGATGTGGGCCGAACTGATCTGTGCGCTAGCGATTCTGGTGGGGTTCGGCACGCGCATCTCAGCGATTTCGCTGATAGTGGTTACCGTTGTTGCCACCGCCGCCGTGCACTGGCCCGCTGACTGGTCGTCGTTGAGCGAGCTGGCGCAGGGGTATGCGATCACTAACAAAGGCTTCGGCAACTTCAAGTTGCCGGCAATTTACCTGGCGGCGCTGCTGCCACTGGTGTTCGCCGGGGCGGGCAAGTTGAGTATTGATGCGTGGCTGGCGCGGGTGTTCTGGAACCGAAGCACCCGCTGA
- a CDS encoding VOC family protein produces MHPFSIQHIDHIVLRVADLQRSIDFYGQVFGAEVVKRNEPLGLIHLRAGTSMIDLVDLQGELGRKGGGAAGSERRNVDHFCLRIEPFDEAALIAHLQTFGLNVAKAESRFGAEGKGPSLYCFDPDGNQVELKGPSEA; encoded by the coding sequence ATGCATCCGTTTTCCATCCAACATATCGATCACATCGTCCTGCGCGTCGCCGATCTGCAACGCAGCATCGACTTCTACGGCCAGGTGTTCGGCGCCGAAGTGGTCAAGCGCAATGAACCGCTGGGCCTGATCCACCTGCGCGCCGGCACTTCGATGATCGACCTCGTCGACCTGCAAGGCGAACTCGGCCGCAAGGGCGGCGGGGCGGCCGGCAGCGAGCGGCGTAACGTCGATCACTTCTGCCTGCGCATCGAACCGTTCGATGAAGCGGCGCTGATTGCACATCTGCAAACGTTCGGCCTGAACGTGGCAAAGGCCGAGTCACGCTTCGGCGCCGAGGGCAAAGGGCCGTCGCTGTACTGCTTCGATCCGGACGGCAATCAGGTCGAACTCAAAGGCCCGTCGGAGGCTTAA